One Laspinema palackyanum D2c DNA segment encodes these proteins:
- the pyrH gene encoding UMP kinase has product MGRVYQRVLLKLSGEALMGELNYGIDPIVVEQIAQQLADLIADGVEVAVVVGGGNIFRGVKGAAAGMDRATADYIGMIATVMNAMTLQDSLERMGVQTRVQTAIAMQEVAEPYIRRRAIRHLEKKRVVIFGAGSGNPFFTTDTTAALRAAEINAEVIFKATKVDGIYDSDPHVNPDAKRYNSLTYGHVLTHDLRVMDSTAIALCKDNNIPIIVFDLSVPGNIRRAVLGENVGTIVGGFCEVS; this is encoded by the coding sequence ATGGGGAGAGTGTACCAGCGAGTCTTACTAAAGCTGAGTGGCGAAGCATTGATGGGCGAGCTAAATTACGGCATCGATCCCATCGTGGTTGAGCAAATCGCTCAACAGTTGGCAGATCTAATTGCCGATGGCGTAGAAGTGGCAGTTGTTGTCGGTGGCGGTAACATTTTTCGCGGAGTTAAGGGAGCAGCGGCAGGCATGGATCGGGCGACTGCTGACTACATCGGCATGATCGCCACGGTGATGAATGCCATGACTTTGCAGGATTCTCTCGAACGCATGGGCGTACAGACGCGGGTGCAAACCGCGATCGCCATGCAGGAAGTTGCTGAACCCTATATTCGTCGTCGTGCCATTCGCCACCTAGAAAAAAAACGGGTGGTTATTTTTGGGGCAGGATCGGGAAATCCCTTCTTTACCACGGATACCACCGCCGCCCTAAGAGCAGCAGAAATCAATGCTGAGGTGATCTTTAAGGCAACTAAAGTTGATGGGATTTATGATAGTGACCCCCATGTGAACCCGGATGCGAAACGGTATAATAGCCTGACTTATGGTCATGTTTTAACGCACGATTTACGGGTGATGGATAGTACCGCGATCGCCCTGTGCAAAGACAATAATATCCCGATCATAGTATTTGACCTCTCGGTACCGGGTAACATCCGCCGAGCGGTCTTGGGAGAAAACGTCGGAACGATTGTGGGAGGTTTTTGTGAAGTTAGCTGA
- the frr gene encoding ribosome recycling factor, translated as MKLAEVEDLMKKAVESTQRSFNTIRTGRANTSLLDKIMVEYYGSPTPLKSLASINTPDASTISIQPFDRGSLAVIEKAILTSDLGLTPSNDGAVIRLNIPQLTSDRRQELVKVAGKYAEEGKVAIRNARRDGIDSVRKQEKNSDISQDESRALQDDIQKLTDKYVAKIDEVLAVKEKDITTV; from the coding sequence GTGAAGTTAGCTGAAGTAGAAGATCTGATGAAAAAAGCCGTTGAGTCTACTCAACGCTCTTTTAACACCATTCGCACCGGCAGAGCGAATACCTCTTTGCTGGACAAAATCATGGTGGAATATTACGGGTCACCCACCCCGCTCAAATCGTTAGCGAGCATCAATACCCCCGATGCGAGTACGATTTCGATTCAACCGTTCGATCGCGGCAGTTTGGCTGTTATCGAAAAAGCCATTTTAACCTCGGATTTGGGCTTAACTCCGAGCAATGATGGGGCAGTCATTCGGTTGAACATTCCCCAGTTAACCAGCGATCGCCGTCAGGAACTGGTGAAAGTTGCTGGAAAATATGCCGAAGAAGGGAAGGTTGCCATTCGCAATGCTCGTCGGGATGGCATTGATTCAGTCCGCAAGCAGGAAAAAAATAGCGACATCTCCCAAGATGAATCGAGAGCTTTGCAAGATGACATTCAAAAACTGACGGATAAATACGTCGCAAAAATCGATGAAGTGCTGGCGGTGAAAGAAAAAGACATCACTACTGTCTAA
- a CDS encoding geranylgeranyl reductase family protein, with product MFDCIIVGAGPAGGSAAYHLAKRGRSVLVLEKESLPRYKPCGGGVSPAIAQWFDFDFSPAISMKVDRLRYTWQGEDPVEVQLETPEPMWMVRRDIFDQFLIDQAKQQGAEVRDNSAVTQIAFKGDRWQVTTATETLEAKYLIAADGAKGPMAKMLGFKERDRQPAAAIEITSPNPNALIQFDFGRIKKGYIWNFPKADGYSLSIANLQGGTKEKLDQILTEYAQANGFPLSTQVHQDFLCLWEKEQKLHTQNAILAGEAACVVDPLTAEGIRPSMFSGVKAAESIDAALAGTSNALEKYTQVMNEEWGGQMVWASRVSGLFYRIPKIAYKVGIKRPSATQRMVEVLCGETSYADIADKAIDRLKKNLIPGFGG from the coding sequence ATGTTCGATTGCATTATTGTAGGAGCGGGTCCCGCTGGCGGAAGTGCCGCCTATCATTTAGCAAAACGAGGCCGATCGGTTTTAGTCCTAGAAAAAGAATCTTTGCCGCGATATAAACCCTGTGGCGGAGGTGTCTCTCCAGCGATCGCCCAATGGTTTGACTTTGACTTTTCCCCGGCAATTTCTATGAAGGTCGATCGCCTCCGCTACACTTGGCAGGGAGAGGACCCGGTAGAGGTACAACTCGAAACCCCCGAACCGATGTGGATGGTCCGTCGGGATATCTTTGACCAATTCCTCATCGATCAAGCTAAACAACAAGGGGCTGAAGTTCGGGACAACAGTGCAGTCACTCAAATTGCTTTTAAAGGCGATCGCTGGCAAGTCACCACCGCTACCGAAACCTTAGAAGCCAAATATCTAATCGCCGCCGATGGGGCCAAAGGTCCAATGGCGAAAATGCTGGGCTTTAAAGAGCGCGATCGCCAACCTGCCGCCGCCATTGAAATTACTTCCCCAAATCCCAATGCTCTGATTCAGTTTGATTTTGGCCGCATCAAAAAAGGCTACATCTGGAACTTCCCCAAAGCCGATGGTTACAGCCTCAGCATTGCCAACTTACAAGGGGGCACCAAAGAAAAGCTGGATCAAATCTTAACTGAATATGCCCAAGCTAATGGGTTCCCCCTCTCCACCCAAGTGCATCAGGATTTTCTATGCTTATGGGAAAAAGAGCAAAAACTCCATACCCAGAATGCCATCCTTGCCGGGGAAGCTGCCTGCGTTGTTGACCCCTTAACCGCTGAGGGAATTCGTCCCTCCATGTTTAGCGGCGTGAAAGCAGCAGAGTCCATTGATGCCGCCCTCGCTGGCACAAGCAACGCCTTAGAAAAATACACTCAGGTGATGAATGAGGAATGGGGAGGGCAAATGGTTTGGGCTTCCCGCGTCTCTGGTTTATTCTACAGAATTCCCAAAATTGCTTATAAAGTGGGGATTAAGCGTCCAAGTGCGACTCAGCGCATGGTAGAGGTATTGTGTGGGGAAACCAGTTATGCCGATATTGCCGACAAGGCGATCGACCGTCTCAAGAAAAACCTGATACCTGGTTTCGGGGGCTAG
- a CDS encoding NADAR family protein produces the protein MTIYFYKVDEPYGCFSNFSPHGIRRKGLHWPTVEHYYQAHKFIGVEDESIITEIRNAATPDEAAKLGRDPSRTIRSNWDWVKLGIMREAVLTKFLSHLEIQAILLATEDLLIVEDSPTDYFWGCGADRTGQNHLGQMLMSVREEIRGRLQEKESS, from the coding sequence ATGACAATTTACTTTTACAAAGTTGACGAACCCTACGGCTGTTTTTCTAATTTTTCCCCCCACGGAATTCGCAGAAAGGGCCTGCATTGGCCGACAGTCGAGCATTATTATCAAGCTCATAAATTTATTGGGGTAGAGGATGAGTCAATCATTACTGAAATCCGGAATGCGGCGACTCCGGATGAAGCGGCGAAATTAGGACGCGATCCGTCTCGGACCATTCGCTCAAACTGGGATTGGGTCAAACTCGGGATTATGCGAGAAGCGGTATTAACCAAGTTTTTGAGCCATTTAGAGATCCAGGCGATTCTTCTGGCAACGGAGGACCTTCTGATTGTTGAGGATTCCCCGACGGATTATTTCTGGGGCTGTGGTGCGGACCGCACAGGTCAAAATCATCTCGGTCAAATGTTGATGAGTGTCCGGGAAGAAATCCGAGGACGCCTTCAGGAAAAGGAGTCCAGTTAA
- a CDS encoding GAF domain-containing protein has translation MTLKNNNTNTAQTVQQRLDREVLLHRMLHRIRQSLDLEEILTATAAEIRTLLGTDRVMVYQFNPDSSGKVIAESINENRLPSLKGLNFPADDIPERARERFTKERVCSIVDVAKQQIGVSSREYASNESVEGGNSIRYRPVDECHLTYLRAMGINSSVVVPILHHQELWGLIVSHHVETRPISEDDLQLVQLLADQVSIAIAQATLLQATQQKQAREATINQVAALLHAQPSIEVQAALEATVTALNGCGGRLYIGAKHNAIMSNLDNSGSQLFTSGEQPLPIKSEFSDILEEHPQWKDWLETAHSTPDLEQSHASFVWAIPDIYKPIHINCFTPDFRPTRIRSLLVLPLFYRQQNLGYLTIFRHEIETETLWAGRFNSNLKQLMPRQSFEAWRERKTGQAQDWHPEEIEMARSLGKHFSMAIEQYLLYKEVNSLNANLEQQVQERTEELQQSLKFTRILKQITDQIRSTLDVSTILQTIAQRVRNLLNTDRVVIYQFDETGNGAVTVEDIRKSWQSVRGVCCPGCIPTDISNLYLKGRIRAIHNVATAELSDCHRQFLESIQVKANLIVPICMGSDLWGFLIAHECEQPRLWQEQEIDLLQQLADQAAIAIGQAELYQQTQAAAAKAQAQAVELEQAIEDLQNAQTQLIQGEKMSSLGQLVAGIAHEINNPVNFIYGNLNHATQYAEDLLELQKLYQYHIPEPPSEIQEFIEEIDLDFLIEDLPKMLASMKVGADRIRSIVLSLRNFSRLDQTDMKAVDIHDGIDSTLMILHHRFKAKGDRPGIEIVKDYGNLPPVECFAGQLNQVFMNLLSNAIDALEDWDKERSPQERQQDPCRITIRTTVTGDNENRNAAICIFDNGPGIPEHLRSRIFEPFFTTKEIGKGTGMGLSISKQIVVDKHAGTFKCLSEPGQGTEFQIEIPIIQSKPSATPEVERSNPSHLPSSR, from the coding sequence ATGACACTCAAAAATAATAATACAAATACCGCACAAACCGTCCAACAAAGACTCGATCGCGAAGTGTTGTTGCATCGAATGCTCCACCGGATTCGCCAATCTCTGGATTTAGAGGAAATTCTCACCGCTACGGCTGCTGAAATCCGGACCCTATTAGGAACCGATCGCGTCATGGTCTATCAATTCAATCCCGATAGTAGCGGGAAAGTGATTGCCGAGTCCATTAATGAAAATCGCCTCCCCTCCCTCAAAGGATTAAATTTTCCCGCCGATGATATTCCCGAACGAGCGCGAGAACGGTTTACCAAAGAACGGGTCTGTTCTATCGTGGATGTTGCCAAGCAGCAAATTGGGGTCAGTTCTAGGGAATATGCCTCGAACGAATCTGTCGAGGGTGGAAACAGCATCCGCTATCGCCCTGTAGATGAGTGTCATTTAACCTACCTCAGAGCAATGGGAATCAACTCCTCCGTGGTGGTCCCCATCCTCCATCATCAGGAACTCTGGGGTCTGATTGTCTCCCATCATGTAGAAACGCGCCCCATTTCTGAAGACGATTTGCAGTTGGTCCAATTATTGGCGGATCAGGTGTCGATCGCGATCGCCCAAGCTACCCTCCTCCAAGCCACCCAGCAAAAACAAGCCCGAGAAGCCACGATCAATCAGGTGGCAGCCTTACTCCACGCTCAACCCTCCATCGAGGTCCAGGCGGCACTAGAAGCCACAGTCACCGCCCTCAATGGATGTGGCGGTAGGCTCTACATCGGCGCGAAACACAATGCCATAATGAGTAACCTGGACAACTCAGGCAGTCAACTGTTTACCTCCGGGGAACAACCGCTTCCCATCAAGTCTGAATTCTCCGACATCTTAGAAGAACATCCCCAGTGGAAAGACTGGCTGGAAACCGCCCATTCCACCCCGGATTTAGAACAATCTCATGCCAGTTTCGTCTGGGCAATTCCAGATATTTATAAACCCATTCACATTAACTGTTTTACTCCGGATTTCCGCCCCACGCGAATCCGCAGCCTGCTGGTACTGCCCCTGTTTTACCGACAACAAAATCTCGGATATTTAACCATATTTCGCCACGAAATTGAAACCGAAACCTTATGGGCCGGACGCTTTAATAGTAATCTCAAACAATTAATGCCTCGGCAATCTTTTGAGGCATGGCGGGAACGGAAAACAGGACAAGCTCAAGACTGGCATCCGGAAGAAATTGAAATGGCCCGCTCTCTTGGAAAGCATTTTTCAATGGCGATCGAGCAATATTTACTCTACAAAGAAGTGAATTCCCTCAATGCCAACCTAGAGCAACAGGTCCAAGAACGCACGGAAGAACTCCAACAGTCGTTAAAATTTACTCGCATCCTCAAACAAATCACGGACCAAATCCGCAGCACTTTAGATGTCAGCACCATTCTCCAAACCATCGCCCAGCGGGTGCGAAATTTGCTGAATACCGATCGCGTGGTAATTTATCAGTTTGATGAGACGGGTAACGGAGCGGTGACGGTAGAAGATATCCGGAAAAGTTGGCAATCAGTTCGAGGGGTGTGCTGTCCCGGCTGCATTCCCACGGATATTTCCAATTTGTATTTAAAAGGACGGATTCGGGCGATTCATAATGTGGCTACGGCTGAATTAAGTGACTGTCATCGGCAATTCTTAGAAAGCATTCAGGTGAAGGCTAATTTAATCGTGCCGATTTGTATGGGTTCAGATTTGTGGGGATTTTTAATTGCCCATGAGTGCGAACAACCGCGTCTGTGGCAAGAGCAAGAAATTGACCTGCTGCAACAACTGGCCGATCAGGCAGCGATCGCGATCGGCCAAGCGGAACTCTATCAACAAACCCAAGCGGCGGCGGCGAAAGCCCAAGCCCAAGCGGTGGAGTTAGAACAGGCGATCGAAGATTTGCAAAATGCTCAAACCCAACTTATACAAGGGGAAAAAATGTCCAGCCTGGGACAGCTTGTGGCTGGAATTGCTCACGAAATTAATAATCCGGTTAACTTTATCTATGGCAATCTGAATCATGCCACCCAATATGCCGAGGATTTGTTAGAGTTGCAAAAACTCTACCAATATCATATCCCGGAGCCTCCATCAGAAATTCAGGAGTTTATTGAAGAAATAGATTTAGATTTTCTGATTGAAGATTTGCCGAAAATGTTGGCATCCATGAAGGTGGGGGCGGACCGCATCCGGTCGATTGTACTCAGTTTGCGGAATTTCTCCCGGTTGGATCAAACGGATATGAAAGCGGTGGATATTCATGATGGGATTGATAGTACCTTAATGATTTTACACCACCGCTTTAAAGCCAAAGGCGATCGCCCGGGAATTGAAATTGTCAAAGACTATGGCAATCTGCCTCCGGTGGAATGTTTCGCCGGACAGCTTAATCAGGTGTTTATGAATCTCTTGAGTAATGCCATTGATGCTTTAGAGGACTGGGATAAAGAGCGATCGCCTCAAGAACGTCAACAGGACCCCTGTCGAATTACGATTCGCACCACCGTGACAGGGGATAACGAGAACAGAAATGCGGCGATTTGTATTTTTGATAATGGTCCGGGCATTCCCGAACATCTGCGATCGCGCATTTTTGAACCCTTTTTTACCACCAAAGAGATTGGCAAGGGCACCGGAATGGGTCTTTCCATCAGTAAACAAATTGTGGTGGATAAACACGCCGGAACCTTTAAATGTCTCTCCGAACCGGGTCAGGGGACTGAATTTCAGATTGAAATTCCGATTATTCAGTCCAAACCCTCTGCCACTCCGGAGGTGGAAAGATCAAACCCCAGCCATCTACCCTCTTCCCGGTAG
- a CDS encoding GAF domain-containing sensor histidine kinase yields the protein MKSERRTAIAQGTTEPYKTLSRAIARIRESLDLECLFQATVTDLRQLLDVDRVAVFRLWPESKGSWGQIIAEDVRSPVDAALGAELGDRSFADDCNTYYHLGGIHVIPDISQSPLPPSYHDFLTRLQVKSHLCIPLHQEETLWGLLWVHQCRGECQWEPSEIEFLRLIVSHLCLALERLEEQGKFQAQTSQLGMAARRERALSTTIQKIRRSLDIHTLFQTTTQEVRQLLDTDRVGVYRFKPDWSGNFVAESVSPGWNPLVGNLPDIADTHLQETQGGRYRENQALAVNDIYNVGHAQCHIELLEKLQAKAYIIVPILAGETLWGLLAAYQNSGPRHWYEYEVELVSQIGAQFGVAVHQSELFEQLKHQKEELSLTLQNLQQAQSQLVQSEKMASLGQLVAGVAHEINNPVNFIYGNLTHITDYARDLLELLEQYQEYYPNPHEAIQAFSEEIESNFLKEDLPKILSSMKVGVERIRGIVLSLRNFSRLDQAEKKRVNLHEGIDSTLLILQHRLKSKGDRGSIHLIKEYAELPLVDCYAAQLNQVFMNILSNAIDALEMRDRDRTPEQIRANPSWIKISSEWVEDDASSTSPGDRRSKGEENPALTKGSGVVIRICDNGPGIPDEVRSRIFDPFFTTKPIGSGTGLGLSISYQILVEKHGGSLTCISQPGQGTEFRLEIPIQPLQMTSQAA from the coding sequence ATGAAGTCAGAACGGAGAACGGCGATCGCTCAGGGTACAACGGAACCGTACAAAACCTTGTCTCGGGCGATCGCCCGCATTCGAGAATCCCTGGACCTAGAATGCCTCTTTCAAGCCACAGTGACTGATCTGCGGCAGTTATTAGATGTCGATCGCGTTGCCGTATTTCGCCTATGGCCCGAATCTAAGGGCAGTTGGGGACAAATTATTGCCGAAGATGTGCGATCGCCAGTGGACGCGGCATTGGGGGCAGAATTAGGCGATCGCAGCTTTGCGGACGACTGTAATACCTACTATCACCTCGGGGGTATTCATGTCATCCCGGATATTTCCCAGTCCCCTCTCCCCCCAAGCTATCACGATTTTTTAACGCGCTTACAGGTTAAATCTCACCTGTGCATCCCCCTCCACCAAGAAGAGACGCTCTGGGGACTCCTCTGGGTGCATCAATGTCGGGGAGAGTGCCAGTGGGAACCCAGCGAAATCGAGTTTCTGCGCCTCATAGTCTCTCACTTGTGTCTAGCCCTGGAACGCTTGGAAGAACAGGGAAAATTCCAAGCCCAAACCTCACAATTAGGGATGGCAGCCCGACGAGAACGAGCCTTATCGACTACCATCCAAAAAATCCGGCGATCGCTGGATATCCATACCCTCTTCCAAACCACCACCCAAGAAGTCCGGCAACTTTTAGATACCGATCGCGTCGGGGTCTATCGCTTCAAACCCGATTGGAGTGGCAATTTCGTCGCCGAATCCGTTTCCCCGGGCTGGAATCCCCTGGTGGGAAACCTGCCGGATATCGCAGATACTCACCTCCAGGAAACCCAAGGCGGGCGCTACCGCGAGAATCAAGCCCTCGCCGTTAATGATATCTACAATGTAGGTCATGCTCAGTGTCACATCGAACTCTTAGAAAAACTCCAAGCTAAAGCCTATATCATTGTTCCCATCCTCGCGGGAGAAACCTTGTGGGGATTGCTGGCAGCCTATCAAAATTCAGGTCCTCGTCATTGGTATGAGTATGAGGTGGAATTAGTCAGTCAAATCGGCGCTCAGTTTGGGGTTGCGGTGCATCAATCTGAACTCTTCGAGCAGTTAAAGCATCAAAAGGAAGAACTATCTCTCACCTTGCAAAACTTGCAACAGGCTCAAAGTCAACTGGTCCAAAGTGAAAAAATGGCAAGTCTCGGCCAGTTGGTGGCAGGAGTGGCTCATGAGATTAATAATCCGGTCAATTTTATCTATGGAAATCTCACTCACATTACGGATTATGCCCGAGATTTATTGGAATTGCTCGAACAGTACCAGGAATACTATCCTAATCCCCATGAGGCGATTCAAGCATTCAGTGAGGAAATCGAATCCAACTTTTTGAAGGAAGATTTGCCTAAAATTTTATCTTCGATGAAAGTGGGAGTGGAACGGATTCGCGGGATTGTTTTATCCTTACGAAACTTCTCCCGACTGGATCAAGCGGAGAAAAAGCGGGTGAACCTTCATGAAGGGATTGATAGTACCTTATTAATTTTGCAACATCGCCTCAAGTCTAAAGGGGACCGGGGGTCAATTCATTTGATTAAAGAGTATGCTGAGTTGCCGTTGGTAGATTGTTATGCGGCACAACTGAATCAGGTTTTTATGAATATTTTGAGCAACGCGATCGATGCCTTGGAAATGCGCGATCGCGATCGGACTCCGGAACAGATTCGTGCCAATCCCAGTTGGATTAAAATCAGCAGTGAATGGGTGGAGGATGATGCTTCTAGCACCAGTCCAGGCGATCGCCGTTCCAAAGGGGAGGAAAACCCAGCCTTGACGAAGGGAAGCGGGGTAGTGATTCGGATTTGCGATAACGGTCCGGGAATTCCAGATGAGGTGCGATCGCGCATTTTTGACCCGTTTTTTACCACCAAACCGATTGGTTCTGGGACAGGTTTGGGCTTATCTATTAGCTATCAAATCTTAGTGGAAAAACATGGGGGTTCTTTGACCTGTATTTCTCAACCCGGACAAGGGACCGAGTTTCGCCTGGAAATCCCGATTCAGCCGCTTCAGATGACCTCTCAGGCAGCATAA
- a CDS encoding V4R domain-containing protein: MVVSTNKKPAANLEPNRQQKPPNKHNHYDFQDFFSFHPDTGIVTDWNQGRNTFTSEDFIIGLVEGLEEEVGSAASVIMYTIGCEWGTKDAEFFKKWFEREYQRDIRQANLMFLLETWWWPFTAQGWGRWEVDLSDRKHGFMFINLFDSAVARTLGDVGKPVCYIYAGLFAGFFTCLVNKQLSCIELQCYSMGETYCKFLLGSQDRIDAAAFWQNEGATARDIQQRLEAGERLR, encoded by the coding sequence ATGGTAGTATCTACCAACAAAAAACCGGCTGCCAACTTAGAACCGAATCGTCAGCAAAAGCCGCCCAACAAGCACAATCACTATGATTTTCAGGATTTCTTTTCATTTCACCCAGACACCGGGATTGTCACCGACTGGAATCAGGGACGAAATACCTTTACCAGCGAAGACTTTATTATTGGCTTAGTTGAAGGGTTAGAAGAAGAAGTCGGCAGTGCCGCCTCGGTGATCATGTACACCATTGGCTGCGAATGGGGGACCAAAGATGCCGAATTTTTCAAAAAATGGTTTGAGAGAGAATATCAGCGAGATATCCGCCAAGCGAACCTGATGTTCCTGCTCGAAACCTGGTGGTGGCCCTTTACTGCTCAAGGATGGGGACGGTGGGAAGTCGATCTGAGCGATCGCAAGCATGGATTTATGTTTATCAACCTCTTTGATTCTGCCGTTGCTCGCACCCTCGGCGATGTCGGAAAACCCGTCTGCTACATCTATGCCGGTCTATTTGCCGGATTCTTCACCTGCTTGGTCAACAAACAGTTAAGCTGCATCGAGCTCCAGTGTTACTCAATGGGTGAAACCTACTGTAAATTTTTACTCGGCAGTCAGGACCGCATCGATGCCGCTGCCTTCTGGCAAAATGAAGGAGCCACTGCTCGGGATATTCAACAACGGTTAGAAGCCGGAGAACGCTTGCGATGA
- a CDS encoding phycobilisome protein: MHPEIARLLDQAEQRYLQTNELELFRRYAVSLARRMETYEILRDKEEQIFQPVADRLVAAFPDERQDLLERALKHWLLISRYCGTAMLLSDPDFLALRLNDWMTGFVQTHQTQSIERTLYDLLLQGIKAELSDKHFPLIQPLFEKAKAMLLEETKPQ; this comes from the coding sequence ATGCACCCCGAGATTGCGCGACTGCTAGACCAAGCTGAACAGCGTTATTTACAGACCAATGAACTCGAACTCTTTCGACGCTATGCGGTCTCCTTAGCTAGACGCATGGAGACTTATGAAATTCTCCGGGACAAAGAAGAACAGATTTTTCAACCCGTAGCCGATCGCCTCGTCGCCGCCTTTCCTGATGAACGCCAGGACCTCCTAGAGCGTGCGCTCAAACATTGGCTGTTGATTAGTCGCTACTGCGGGACCGCCATGCTCTTAAGTGACCCCGACTTTCTCGCCTTACGCCTGAACGATTGGATGACTGGGTTCGTGCAAACGCACCAAACCCAATCCATCGAACGCACCCTCTACGACTTATTACTGCAAGGGATAAAAGCCGAACTCTCCGACAAACACTTTCCCCTGATTCAGCCCTTATTTGAGAAAGCCAAAGCGATGTTATTGGAGGAGACTAAACCCCAGTAG
- a CDS encoding V4R domain-containing protein, whose product MISISNLLKEQQLPGNYFAYDVYVKGDLELGLLENRRGDRLLALPETLISAIYSGLEHETGSAARLVLFNCGKWWGKNFYVRFCEEISDYYGKTISQMEMVQFIQCFQQFWKTMGWGSFELNQDHYQDGFLIIIAKNSPYADQAPKWNRPVCFLEAGILTSFFSQLTGRDLLCLQTTCESLGSDSNRFILGLSDRIKPAEPWILEAQDHETILKNLCKSSQ is encoded by the coding sequence ATGATTTCTATTTCCAACCTGCTGAAAGAACAACAACTCCCCGGCAATTATTTTGCCTATGACGTTTATGTGAAAGGCGACTTAGAACTCGGACTCCTGGAAAACCGCCGAGGCGATCGCCTCCTCGCCCTCCCCGAAACCTTAATTTCCGCCATCTATAGTGGCCTAGAACATGAAACCGGATCCGCCGCCCGCCTCGTCCTCTTCAACTGCGGTAAATGGTGGGGCAAAAACTTTTATGTGAGATTTTGTGAAGAAATTTCCGATTACTATGGAAAAACCATCTCCCAAATGGAAATGGTCCAATTCATTCAATGCTTTCAGCAATTTTGGAAAACAATGGGTTGGGGTAGCTTTGAATTAAATCAAGACCATTATCAAGATGGATTCTTGATCATCATCGCCAAAAATTCCCCCTACGCAGACCAAGCCCCCAAATGGAATCGCCCCGTCTGTTTTTTAGAAGCGGGAATATTAACCTCCTTTTTCAGTCAATTAACAGGACGAGACCTCCTCTGCCTCCAAACCACCTGTGAATCATTAGGGTCCGACAGCAACCGCTTCATCCTCGGTTTGAGCGATCGCATCAAACCCGCCGAACCCTGGATCCTAGAAGCCCAAGACCACGAAACCATCCTAAAAAACCTCTGCAAATCCTCTCAATAA